gcgaaagatgcgtgcgacacttgttattatggatgtatgtacatatgtatgtggctcgcatttgttttcgtaaacatacagacaaatgtgccaaagagataatatacatatgtatagtatgtatgtgtatgccatagaaattatattggtacaaatatagaaatgataacgaaataatgcgaatatgcatattcatGAAGGTCATTCAATCGAACTGCAAACTGTACAAACTATGTTTCTATGCAGAACGGTTGACAAAAAACCATaaagatattttataaaacttgcTAACTGAAAACTCTTTCAAGTTCCTGTTTTTAGTATccgataaaaattttttcaaaatttgaatgttttttgtgataagttttaatattcaatataaaaatagcaacaaatgaCACTTATGGAGAAACGTATtcgatatatttttcaaaatgtggcaacatcttcaataattttttcagcaATCTCttgagatttaaaaataaaaacgttgaAATACAACGATCGTTTATTCTCTTCTGCGTATTTTTTATCGCGTAACGCGCAACCTAACACAAACTGATGGCTCGTATCATTACCTTTCCCTCCTCCGCCCATTGTTATCTGATCTTGATGTATGTCAGTATTGGCAATAGATTGTGTTTGTCTCTTTCCACGTTTATGACAGCTCCATTTACCAGGACGAATAGGATACATAGACACACCTAGTTCGTATCGGAATTTCGAGAGATCTTGCCCATTTTCTATGAGttcttctttgttgaatatcAAATCATAATGAATATTGTTATCATCAATATATCTGAAATCGCAAACCCCATTTGAAGTTACATGGCCATATAAATAATGCTTTTCATGGTTTGCACGGAAATCGAATAACTCGCAATTGTATGCATAACCCGGTTGATGATTGTTCCATGTGACGAGCAAAGTAACAGCAGTATTATTTGTTGCTATGACGGTGTTAGTCCAGGATACAGCTCGATTATTTGTTGATCGGACATCTTTTAACGGTAAAAGTATCTTGTCTTTTGGCGACCGAGATAATATTTTTAGCGTTAACTGATTATCCTGAAATTCATCAGTTCGCGATCCAGTAAAAGCTACTTTATCTCTTTCGTTCACGTTAACGTAGTATAATCTTGGGATTTCCGATTTTTCAGTCTTATAAGCATACGATTTTATTGGCAATAATTCCTCATGGGCGTACGGTGCAACCAATTGAGTACTCACCACGTTACGGCTGGTTACTTGATCGAGTTGCGCGCGTTTGTCTCTAGCTAACCAATTTTGTGCTAAATCGTCGATAGCATTTGGAAACAATGCCTTGTCGGGTAAATTcagtttactttttaaattaggACAAGCATTTGGTTTCGTTATCCAATATCGCAAACTACTCAATGACATGAGCATGTTCACTTTCACTCGATGATTGTACAAAAGCCATGTGATATCTAATTCGGTCGTATTGTCGATGAATTTATTATATGCTTCGATTCTACCGTTTTTCACAATACTTAAATATGACACCTCTATTTCGTCTTCACTCTGGATTACTTGCCctttgttatttataaaaacaatatcgGCACATTTTTCGTCGCGGTAATATTCTGGCAATGAAGCGAGCAACTTATTGCGCAAGGTCTTGACCTTTGCGTTGTTTTCCAAGTCAAATGTTTTGCATTGATCATTTACAATGCAAACTTCTATGGAAGACTTTGCACTTTGACTGATAATTCCATTACACTCTTTATCACTCACTATCATCCTTGGTTCTTGTCTTCGCTCAATGGCACGGTTGCTGTCCATAAAAATGTCGTCATCTGTCAGTTCCAGACTTTCTCGTGCAGCGGCATACGTAACAATTCCGGAGTCAAAAGTCCTGTTTACGTTTACACCATTTCTTACGAAACAAATTAGGACGGACGCACAAGAATAATTGACAACAAATGTCCATAACATGAGAGATGGTAACGCAAAGTTGATTTGCATTGTAAACGATTCAAGTGTAACTTGATTGATAGAATTTTAAATCGAAACTGCCAACATGATCACCGTGTCTCCAATTTATAAGCAGAAAGCGATACTCTCCATGCTATACACGGACACACAAGATGTGAGTTTCTGCTGATAATTTTTCCAAGTtatgtatttgtaatatattttttgcttttaatgagTTCTTGCTAAGTGCTTTCTCTGTTTTTAGTAAACTTTGAGTTTTCTAAAGCgttgaattttttattcagAATTCTATTTTCATATGAACTGATTGTACACTCCCGCAGAACGTGGCTGATTACGAATATCGCGTTGGTATTTTTCACAATCATTTTAATACTTTTGCACAAATCATCTGAATATAATCACACAAATCGGAATAGTTTAAATAGCCAAACGTTTGCTTAACGGAGCTCAGTATCGCTTTGTCAAACGAATGGACTTGTATTCGAGAATTAGTGCAGGCAAAAACTTGATATAAAAATGTCGTTCATAAAGTTATCCTTTGTATTCctggtgtttttgttttcttttgaagGAAAGTGTTCATATTTATGTTATTGATATTGATTACTGTTGTCGTAGATGGTTATTATATCAAAGTAAAATTGAgttttgaaatacaaaaaagaCCATGAATTCggaattaattgaatattaaattttaaacatttgtgCTACAAAACCTCTCAAGTTTGCTTTTAtacaaacttgaaaaaaattattgtctgACGTCAAtactatataaaatttcaaaattttgtttgacaatttatttggaaggaaacaaatatttttgaccaGTGAAGACAAGTGTGTTATTTCTTAACAAACAGAAAAGTTACCTTGAGAACAAAAAATTCTTAGAAAAGTGTCTGAAGGTTTTCTTTGATTTGCAAGAAAAGATCTTCCACAAGATAATCTATGTCAAATAAGGATTCTGAtttttcaaatcattatattatcACCGTCGATATAAATTTGTTagcttttttgttattgaaacgattaaaaagaattttcgaattttgaaaagaaTTTTCGATTGTTTCTCATTAATgcggaaatgttgaaaaaataccacgtttttttattgatacaCACATAGATTGAATCAAATTGATATACACATAGATATATTCAAAATCCTTTTTCGTTACAGATACGGCGACAGTTCCAACTGCTCCAACTATTCCAATTCCTGGGCATTGTTCGGTCATTACGTCGCAAATAATCAAACTCTCGATTTTCGATTTGGAAGATGTGCAAATAAAATCGGCTCTTTATTTGAAAGTCAGTGAATTCGAAAATCAAACTGTCGGTCAACTTCTCAATTACTTGGAAAATGTACAACATATCTCCTTGAGTTCACACACTGCGTCCGTAAGATCTTTGAATCCACCTAAAGATGTCTCGCCTTTTACCACTATACCTCTATCGACACCATTGTGTCAAGCAATCGATGTATCATATGATGTATCGAACGCTGATCGACTATACACATTATTTGTAGGAGTGGAACTGACTCCGCGCCAAGCATTAGTGAGAAGATTTTCGAGAGGTCTTGTCATCGACAATCACACGGGTCTCTTCAAAATGGGCACCTTGTCGCCAGTCATCTTCGACAAGACCTATCAGCCAGTTGAAGATCCTCCAACGCCAAGCGTGGTGATCGAAAAGCACATTATCGAAACAGTTCATACCAAAGAATCGACAGCATCCAGTCAAAATGGATTTTCCGCTGAAATATCAGCATACATCATATCAGTGAAGGCggaatatttaaaagaaaaaagttcctcgtcgaaaaattcaatgaaaacacGGAATGCCGTCGTCTCACTATTAAACAAGAAAACAGGATTGTATGTGGACGAAATTAAAATAGATGTGGACTCGTCATTCGTCGAGAAACTTTATTCCATCGTTGACGACAAAAACTTATCATCGTACGATCGTACGAAACTTGTCGTCGGGTTATTGAACCGTTACGGATGGTACGTAACGAATCAATTTACTCTTGGAGGACGACTGGACGTCGTCAAATCATTGCATGTATCGAGTGCCTCGAATGAGGTAAAAGAACTGGAAGCTTTAGAAACAAAGTTGGGTGCGGCATATAGTGTATTTAGTGCAAGTGTGGGCGCTTCTTCTAAAAAAGGTTCGAGCTCTGTTGACACGACTTCGCATTTCTCATCTGATGAACGTATCACGTCAACGGTAGATCGGGCGACAGACATAGCGTCTTTCATGGAACATGtggaaatcaaagaaaattggCGTATCATCGCATTGGATAATATTGTACCGACCTGCAAATTCTTATTAAGTAATCACAGTAATTTGTTTGCTGAAATGCGGCGATTGATCATAAGCAACGTCCATCATCAATCCATCAGCAAATTGCAACCCCATATAAATATGTTGCAATATGTGAATAATATATGGGACGAATATGTTCAGCCTTTCTGAGCGAATCAGATAGGGAAAAAATCCAATTCAACGCAATCCGACTTGtctcaaaatatttcatatctTTATTCTCAATAAAAGAATGCTCGGtttataactttgtttgtttccctgtctttttcttttcttcataACCAACAGTTTGATTGatcttctttgaaaaatatttattatatacacagAGGGAGGTGCTATCGACAGAAACCTGCCTGCATAACCGAATGAGCAGTGAgcggtgaaaaaaaaaaatgaattaaaaaattgttcttaCGCACCGAGTGATCATATATCATTCTCACTATATGCTTTACTTATTAGGTGACAAACTCTTCATAGAATAtacaatcaaatttttaaagGCGTTGTCGACGGCATGTTTGGCTTATTCATACGATCGGCTGGACTTGATGTTTGTAGGAATAGtttgaagaaaaagtagaaaaagtaTAGTAATGAAAAAAGTAGGCATAATTCATAAACAATTTGGTCTTTGCACTAGCATACAATTATGATCAACTATCAAAGCGACTCCAAGCCTCTGCGTTGACAGATAATGAAGAAAATTTAGcacttttatttctattttccaTAATGATTGGCACTGTACTTTAGACGTAGGAGTTAATATTTTGATAGCAATTTACATCTATTTGGTTTATGCGACTTCATGGCATCTCGCCCCTCAACACAACACTCATCACACAACTTACAGCATCACACCACGCAATCCCACGCAACAAACACATCCATACCACATCATACAGTACATCTAACCAACCACACTACATACCATAATCGTTTTCACCACCCAGTTCTGGTCAAAATTTGGAATCCCCTGCCAGTCGCTTGTGTAGGTGTGCAGGAGCAGCAACAGTGAAcagtgtaataaaaataaagaattgtgTGAATATCTTGAAGTTGCAAAAATATCGAAGTCAGCGTAAGTATACCCCCCACATACCCAGTGAAGCTAAATGCAACAAATACATTTGATATGCAAATAttctattttttcactttttattcaTTCATGTTTCATTAAGTGTGTAAAGTTTGAATGTAAAAGttgatttattggaaaaaatttatgaatctatttttatactcatttatttatttattatattgttagTAATCCCTACTTCAtatcatattaatattataaatgcgaatgaaagtttgtttgttacattttcacgcaaaaactacttaaccgataattatgaaactttgtacatatgcgTTTGAAGCTATTAGAAGTAACATAGggtactttattaaaaaaaaaaaaaatttttttcacgaaagataaaaaaattgtttgtcaaaCAATCGTCACAGTTAGCTTCTTCAACGCCATCTAGCATTACAGTTATGAAGTTCCAACTCTGAATACTGTAAGACCATCCCACTATGTTACCGGCGGTAATAATATCAAATTCAATTGAATATAGTTCCAActgtttctaatttttctatatttattgttattttcttctgttattacatgcagtataaaactatttaaatttttgaggtaatccgttAGTTTTGTGGTTAGCTGTCACttaattattttagatcttttgtttgaaaatgcctcggaagcgGAAATCTGGCCTATCCAAAAATTCATCGCCGGCCCGTGCCGCAAAAGTTGCACGAAATCAAGAAACTTCGGCTCACGCAGAGCCGAGAAGACAACAACAAGCAGAGCGACAAAGGGTTTTGAGAGCAGCTGAAATGCCTCTTCAAGTAAGAGAAATAAGAAAGTATAACTTTTGCTTTCAAATGACATCCTTTGGAGTTGATAAAGTGATAAGAATGCCAGGGTTTTCACACACTTTTACTGTACAAGGACAGATATATCATCAAATTGGATCACTATTTCCAGAAGATGATATAAATTTCTGCAGGTATACTTTATAGGTGAtgaacaaaatgaaataaatcgtCGTTGCCAATATATTGGAGGAGTAGAAAGAGAAACGGTATTGAAAATGCAACGAATATTACACAGCCACAATGTCTTGATACAAATCTTTAAAAGTGCGATAGACAACTGGCCTTCAGACAACTACAAAGATATCACTCACGCTGATCGAACTCCACGTGGCGAACATGAAAGGCGTTATAATGCGCCGATGGTCAATgaagttgttgttttggttgctGTGGACCCGTGCTCACCACAAGACATAGTGTACTACAGGCACATGACAATACGCTAAAGCGTGTAGCCGATACTCGTAGACTCTATGATGCTTTGCAGTACCCATTAACTTTCAGTAAATTAGAATCTGGATATCATTTTATATTCCAGTCATTAATTCAACAACGGAAGAACcaattccaaataaaaaaagtttcctgCGTGGACTTTGATGCTTCGAGAGCATGACTTCAACCTTCTTCTGCGTACAAGTCAACTTTTTCATCAATTCttggtagatatgtatattaaagtagAGAGCGAACGTCTTCGTTACATTTCTCTGAACCAGAAAAAATTACGAGCTgaaaattacatacatttacaaGATGCGATTAGCGCAGACAATAATTTCAGACCTAACGACATTGGCAAAATGGTTATTTTGCCGTCCACTTTTGTAAACAGTCCCCGTTATCTCCATGAGTACACGCAAGACGCATTTTCTTATGTACGAACTTACGGAAGACCTGATCTTTTCGCAACTTTTACCTGTAATCCTTCGTGGCAGGATATAACTCAAGAGCTTATGTCTGGGCAAAAGGCCACTGATCGACATGACATACTTGTAGTTGCTCGCGTGTTTCAATTAAAGGTCCTAAAGTTAATGAACGTTGtaacaaaaggaaaaatatttggagATGTCCAGTGCCATATGTACTCCATTGAATGGCAGAAACAAGGTCTACCACATGTGCACATATTAATTTGGCTAAAGCAGAAGCTACTTCCTGCTCAAATTGACAGCATAATTATCGCTGAAATTCCAGATCcagaagaatataaaaatctGTATGACACGGTTATTACAAATATGATACACC
This genomic stretch from Bactrocera dorsalis isolate Fly_Bdor chromosome 5, ASM2337382v1, whole genome shotgun sequence harbors:
- the LOC125778978 gene encoding uncharacterized protein LOC125778978 isoform X1 is translated as MLFLKLSFVFLVFLFSFGDTATVPTSPTIPIPGHCSVITSQIIKISIFDLEDIQIKSALYLKVNELENQTVGQFLDYLENVQHISLSSHTASVRSLNPPKDVSPFTTIPLTTPLCQAIDVSYDVSKADRLYTLFVGVELTPRQALVRRFSRGLVIDNHTGLFKMGTLSPVIFDKTYQPVEDPPTPSVVIEKHIIETVHTKESTASSQNGFSAEISAYIISVKAEYLKEKSSSSKNSMKTRNAVVSLLNKKTGLYVDEIKIDVDSSFVEKLYSIVDDKNLSSYDRTKLVVGLLNRYGWYVTNQFTLGGRLDVVKSLHVSSASNEVKELEALETKLGAAYSVFSASVGASSKKGSSSVDTTSHFSSDERITSTVDRATDIASFMEHVEIKENWRIIALDNIVPTCKFLLSNHSNLFAEMRRLIISNVHHQSISKLQPHINMLQYVNNIWDEYVQPF
- the LOC125778978 gene encoding uncharacterized protein LOC125778978 isoform X2 codes for the protein MLFLKLSFVFLVFLFSFGDTATVPTAPTIPIPGHCSVITSQIIKLSIFDLEDVQIKSALYLKVSEFENQTVGQLLNYLENVQHISLSSHTASVRSLNPPKDVSPFTTIPLSTPLCQAIDVSYDVSNADRLYTLFVGVELTPRQALVRRFSRGLVIDNHTGLFKMGTLSPVIFDKTYQPVEDPPTPSVVIEKHIIETVHTKESTASSQNGFSAEISAYIISVKAEYLKEKSSSSKNSMKTRNAVVSLLNKKTGLYVDEIKIDVDSSFVEKLYSIVDDKNLSSYDRTKLVVGLLNRYGWYVTNQFTLGGRLDVVKSLHVSSASNEVKELEALETKLGAAYSVFSASVGASSKKGSSSVDTTSHFSSDERITSTVDRATDIASFMEHVEIKENWRIIALDNIVPTCKFLLSNHSNLFAEMRRLIISNVHHQSISKLQPHINMLQYVNNIWDEYVQPF